A region of the Patescibacteria group bacterium genome:
TAAATGTTGCTTCCGGAAAGAAAGACGATGAAGAAAAGCAGATTTTAAAAGGTGCCAGAATTCTAATTAAAGACCAAAAAGGGCAGTACAGCTATGTAAAAGGAGCCAAATTAATGGGTGAGGACGAGGTTGTTGTTGCTTCTGCGCCGGTGGTTTCCGCGCCAACAAAGAGTAAAATAGATCCATCCATTATCAAAAAAGCGGTTGCGCAGTTGGCTAATCAAAAGATGATAACGCCATCCGTTAAACCGGCCCCCCTACCAAGAAAACAGGACGAAGTAAGTACGGTAACAGCTTCTCAGCTAAAACCGGTTTTTCAAGATCGGATGGTTCCGAATAAAGGAGTTAACGCAAGTTTTTATTTTGATGTAGAGGATGAGGAGGAAGTGAAAAAAATGCATAATGAGGAAATTTCCTCATCGGCCAGAACTATTGATTACGGCACAGTTGTTAAAGAGATTGCAAATCAGGTCGGATTAAATTTTACTGATGAATCTTTGCAAAAAAGATTTGAAAGCCTAATAACATCCCGTCTGAGAGATATTCGAACTTCCGTCCAATTAAGAGAGCTTTTGGTCCGTTCAAAAAAAGTCGGCGGTTTAGAACTTGAACCTGAGATTGCGGAATCGATCGTGAAAATAACCGCAGAGAAGGCGCTGAGTTTTCATAATGAAACCGAGATCAAAAAAATTGAATACCGGCAGATGATGAAGTTGCAGGAAGCGGAAAAAGAGAGAGAGCAGCAGGAAAGGATGAGAAAAGCAGTAGCAAATGAACAGATTAAGAAAGCGGTTCTCAATCTGCATTTGCAGAAGAAAAATGAATTAGAAAATGCGGTCAAACCGGAACCACAGCCGGTCATTAACAAGCCGATTATTGATAGACGGATTCCAATTATCCCAAAGATGCAAAGACCGATGCCGGTTTTTGACAGCAGGCCAAAAATTGTGGATATCAAGACGCCGCCAAGATTAATGGGTCCGATAGAGGAAATAAGAAGCTTGAATTTGGTGGATTTTAGAAGGCTCGGCGGGAACCCCCAGCAGTCAATTGAAAAAATAAAAGAGAAAGTTGATCTGTTGGAAGAGGAATCATATACCAAGAAAGCGGAAGCGATCCAAGCCTGGAAGAAATCGGAGATTTATCAGATATATCTAGACATCGGTAATGAAGGTATGAATAAAGGAAAATCCGTCCAGGATGTGATAACAAGCAGGAAAATGGACGGCCGTTCCTATCTGACCGATGAAGAGTTTGAAGCGGTAGGGGATCTAAATAGACAGTTAAGATTTTAAAATATGCGGTTTGTAGTTCCCCAATTTATTGAAGTAGAAGATAAAATTATCGGACCGATTTCCGTCCGGCAATTTATAATTTTTCTAGTGGCATTCGGAATCATTTTCATTGAATACCAAGTATTAGGATTTATAACATTTATTTTTGCTGCCCTGTTTATGTTCGGGTTGGCCGGCATTGTTGCATTCGCTAAAATTAACGGTCAGCCTTTCCATTATTTTTTTCTTAATATCCTGTATACAATCAGGAAGCCGAAAATTAAGATTTGGAGCAAAGAAGTGGTCAGCGGAGCAAGTAAAATAAGCCATAAAAATTCCATTAAAACTGCCGTGGTTGTAGCTCCAAAAATGGCTGTTACAAATTCAAAACTGACTCGTTTGTCACTGGTAGTCGACACGGGAGGGGCGTTTAAAGAGGACGAAGATGATGTCAATTTTTAAGTCTAATCAAAACAAATATGCATTCTAAACAGCTAGCAGGACAAAAACCAAAAGCTTCCACCCAGAGCCATCTTGATATTCTTGAAATCAAAGATAACGTGGTTGCTTTGAAAGACGGGACATTAAGGGCGATAATTTTAGTATCTTCAATCAACTTTGCATTAAAATCAGAAGACGAGCAGATCGCTGTTATTCAGGGTTATACGCAGTTTTTGAATTCATTCGATTTCTCTATTCAGATAGTAATCCAGTCCAGAAGATTAAACATTGAAGAATATCTGGATAGACTTAAGAAAGTTGAAAAGGAACAAACCAACGAACTGCTCAGAATGCAAACAGCAGAATACCGCCAATATATTAATGAGCTGGTGGAGATAGCAGATATCATGAGTAAAAGATTTTACGTTGTTGTTCCCTATTCACCTGTTTCAGACAAACAAAAAAAATATTTTACCAGGTTGAAAGAAGCATTGTCTCCAACATCTGTTATTCATCTTAAAAGAAAGAAGTTCGACAAATACAGAACTGAGCTGTTTAAAAGAGTCGATTATGTGACTGATGGCCTGTCATCTATCGGTTTAAAATCAGTGCAGCTGGATACCCAGAGTATCATTGAGCTGTTCTATAACACTTATAACCCGGAAATCTTCAGTCAGGAACAGCTGGTCGGCTTGGATAAACTTCAGGTGGAAGAAGATGCCAGCATCATGGAAGAAGAGGATAAAAAATAAAAAGGAAAACTATGGTCCAACTATTCAAAAAAGCAGATATCAAAGATGATGAAGAAGCAAAGAAAGCGGCGTCTTCATTAAAAGAGGCAGAACGAGCGAGGACATTGGCTGAAGAGGAAAAGGAGATTCTTGAAGCCGAGCGGTCTTTCCAGCGGGGTGTGGTTTCTGTGCGTGATCTTATCGCTCCGTCCGCATTTAAAGTTGAGTCTCGTTTTGTTCAACTGGGCACGAAATTTGTCAGTACTGTTTTTGTGGTGACTTATCCCAGATATATCGCTGTAGGATGGTTTGCTCCGGTAATCAACCTCAATATCCCGATGGATATTGCCATGTATTTTTATCCTGTCAAACCTGAAGCAATTTTAAAACAATTAAAAAACAAAGTCGGCGCCCTTGAAGCGCAGATACTTTCGGATGCAGAAAAAGGTGCGCCACGCGACCCGTTGAGAGAAACTGCTTTGAAAGATATCGAAATGCTCCGGGATGAAATCACTCAGGGAACTGAAAAGTTTTTTCAATACGCATTGTACGTTTCTGCTTATTCGGACGATGTTAAAACACTGGATAAAATTACTGAAAGGATCGAATCAATATTCGGTTCGAAACTCGTTTATTCTAAAAGAGTATTATTCCAATCGGAGCAGGGTTTTAATTCTACGTTGCCGCTCGGGAACGATGAATTATACATTACTTTTAATATGAATACTTCTCCGTGCGCGTCGTCATTCCCGTTTATTTCTTCCGAACTGACTTCAGATAACGGAATTTTATACGGAGTTAACCGGCATAATAACAGCTTAATTCTTTTTGACCGTTTCAGTTTGCAGAATGCCAATACGGTTGTGTTTGCTACTTCCGGAGCCGGAAAAAGTTACGCTGTGAAGTTAGAGGTACTTCGTAGCTTGATGCTGGGAACGGAGGTTATTATTATAGATCCGGAAATGGAGTATAAGCATCTGAGTGATGCGGTGGGTGGTGCATATATTGATATTTCCCTGAACTCGGAAAGTAAAATAAATCCATTTGATCTGCCGCGCCCGGTGTCGGGCAGAGATAAACCGGCCGATATTATCCGTTCGGCGGTTATTACGCTGAAAGGCCTGGTTCGTCTCATGCTTGGCGATTTAACTCATGCGGAAGACTCACTGGTGGACCGCGCGTTGATTGAGACATATGCCAAGAAGGATATTTCGGCGGAGTCCGATCTTACTAAAATTGAAGCGCC
Encoded here:
- a CDS encoding ATP-binding protein; the encoded protein is MVQLFKKADIKDDEEAKKAASSLKEAERARTLAEEEKEILEAERSFQRGVVSVRDLIAPSAFKVESRFVQLGTKFVSTVFVVTYPRYIAVGWFAPVINLNIPMDIAMYFYPVKPEAILKQLKNKVGALEAQILSDAEKGAPRDPLRETALKDIEMLRDEITQGTEKFFQYALYVSAYSDDVKTLDKITERIESIFGSKLVYSKRVLFQSEQGFNSTLPLGNDELYITFNMNTSPCASSFPFISSELTSDNGILYGVNRHNNSLILFDRFSLQNANTVVFATSGAGKSYAVKLEVLRSLMLGTEVIIIDPEMEYKHLSDAVGGAYIDISLNSESKINPFDLPRPVSGRDKPADIIRSAVITLKGLVRLMLGDLTHAEDSLVDRALIETYAKKDISAESDLTKIEAPIMQDFEDILLGMEGGADLSERLKKYTKGTFAGLFNSPTNIDTKNQLVVFSVRDLEDELRPIGIYTIINYIWNIVRSEVKKRVLVIDEAWWLMQNEDSAKFIFALVKRCRKYYLGVTTITQDVNDFLRSPYGQAIVTNSSLQLLLKQSPAGIDLLVSTFMLTEGEKYLLIESGLGEGIFFAGAKHAAIKIVASYTEDQLITSDPRQLLEIEDAKKEFEEEMANQTA
- a CDS encoding PrgI family protein, producing MRFVVPQFIEVEDKIIGPISVRQFIIFLVAFGIIFIEYQVLGFITFIFAALFMFGLAGIVAFAKINGQPFHYFFLNILYTIRKPKIKIWSKEVVSGASKISHKNSIKTAVVVAPKMAVTNSKLTRLSLVVDTGGAFKEDEDDVNF